TTAAATTATGTATCTCCAATATATCTGAGAAATCTTAGTAAAATGCCATAATTAATAAAAAATTAAATAAAACAATATATTATGTTATATTTTACTTGGGGGAAATATTCTATAGATGACTCCTAGAAACACGATAATCCATCTTTGTTTTTTTTTATAACTCTAGGATAATTATGTCATATATGAATACAACATGGGAAAAAGTCTGTGATAGCCTTCAAAAAAGGCTTAGTCCAGGAACGTTTAAAGTTTGGATTGCTCCATTAGTAGCTTCTGAACACGATGGACAATTATTTCTTTATGCTCCTAGTCTATTTGTTATGAATTGGATTCAGGAGCGTCTTTTTGTAGATATTACTGAAGCTGTGAGTGAAGTTTCAGGAGGGACTATGAAAGTTCAGATTGAAGTAAAATCTAGTGTCCCAGACAAACCACAAGTTTCTTTAACTGATTATAATAATAAACAACATATACCATATAATGGTTTTCCTAATACTAAAGTTTCTATTTCAAGAAGTCATATATCCTCTCAAACAGAACAGTTACCTTTACCTGTTTCATTAGTTAAAGCTCCATTTTCTAGTCGTTCATGGCGTTATAGTTTTGATTCATTTGTTGTTGGTCCTTGTAATAACTTAGCCCATGCTGCTGCACAAAATATGATTAAAGATACAGCCTCAGTAGATACGTTATTTTTAAGTTCTGGTCCAGGTCTTGGAAAAACACATCTTACACAGGCTGTAGGGCAAGCACTTTGTAACATATCTAACAGAGCAAATCCAAAAGTCGAGTATCTAACTGCGGAGGAGTTTTGTTCTTGTTTTGTGCAGTCATTACGAACAAAAAATGTCGATTCTTTTAAAGGAAGGTTTAGAGATACAGATCTTTTCCTTTTGGAAGATATACATTTTTTACAAGGTAAAGAGAAGATGCAGGATGAATTGTTAGCAACTATTCGATCATTACAAGGACGAGGAAGTCGTGTTGTTTTAACAAGCTCATTTGCTCCTAAGGAGTTAAAAAATGTCGATAATCGCCTGGTATCACGATTTTGCTCTGGGTTTTTAGCTGGAATTGAAAAACCCAATGCTGAAACACGTCGGCGTATTTTAATAGAAAAAGCAAAAGTACATGCTGTCGTGTTATCAGAGGCTGTAGCTGATTTTTTAGCTATGAAGCTTGTAGGAGATATTCGTCAGCTTGAAAGTTCTATTTCTAACCTTGTACTTAAAGCAAAGCTTTTGGATTGTATGATCTCTATGGATATGGCTAAAGATGTTATAGCTCAATATACACAAGATGATCCATTTATGAATATAGACTCTATTATCCATGCAGTATCAGGAAGCTTTGGATTACAAGCTGAGAAGCTTTATTCACGTAGTCGTAAACAAGATTTTGTTGTTGCTCGAAATACAATTTTTTATCTTGCTAGAAAACATACAGATATGTCTCTTCAGGAGATTGGTGATCGTTTTCATAGAAGACATTCAACTGTTTTAAAAGGAATTGCTTCTATTGAAAGGGAAATTCAAAGAAAGTCACCTACTGGCCGTCAGATTGCTAATACACTTAATTTACTTGAACGTACTAACATTCATTTAAATTGAATAGATAACTGTATATAAGATAGCGATAGTTATTAACTAGCTATTTGAGTTGCTTGCATTTTTAATGCTTCTGTTTGTGCATGAGTACTAAGAGCATCTATAAATTCTTGAATTTCACCTTCCATAACCTTTATAAGGCTATAAAGTGTTAGATTAATACGATGATCAGTAACTCGTCCTTGAGGGAAATTATATGTACGGATTCGTTCTGAACGATCACCAGATCCTACAAGAGCACGTCTAGCATCAGCTTGTTCAATTTCTTGTTGTTCCTGTTTTATTTGTAACAACCGGGAAGAGAGAACCTTTAGTGCTTTTGCTTTATTTTTATGTTGAGATTTTTCATCTTGGCAGGTGACTACAATACCTGTTGGTATATGGGTAACACGTACTGCAGAGTCTGTAGTATTAACACTTTGGCCTCCAGGGCCTGATGAGCGAAAAACATCAAATCGTAACTCTTCAGGACGAATTTCAATATCTACATCTTCTGCTTCTGGTAATACAGCAACAGTTGCTGCAGAAGTATGGATACGTCCCTGAGACTCTGTTGTAGGTACTCGCTGGACACGATGTGTTCCAGATTCAAATTTTAGACGACTATATACGTTGTCTCCTTGAATAAGTGCAATAATTTCTTTAAATCCACCAGTATCAGAATCACTTTGACTCATAATTTCTACTTTCCAATGCATTTTTTCAGCATAGCGGCAATACATTCGAAAAAGGTCAGCTGCAAATAGTGCTGCTTCTTCACCTCCTGTACCAGCACGAATTTCCAGAAGAATGTTTTTTTCATCTAGTGGATCTTTAGGTAATAGTAATATTTTTAGCTCATATTCAAGATGAGTTAACTCTAATTCAAGTTTTTTTATTTCTTCAAGTGCCATTTCTTGAATATCAGGATCAATATCACTAATAAGTTCTTTGTTTTCACTAAGCTGTTGTTGGAGTTTTTTAAACTGTTGAAAAGTAGTGACTATAGGTTTTAAGTCAGAATGTGTTTTTGTTAGTTTTCGATATTGTTCTTGATCATTAAAAATATTAGGTTGAGCAAGACTACATTCAATTTCTATAAATTTTTGTTCTAGATTTTCAAGTTTGGCAAACATAATTTTTCACATGTTAGAAGAAAGAGATGGTTGTATTAGGTATAATTAATACAGTGTGTTGCCATATTAATTTTTATTAATCTATCGTATTAATACTCATAATTATTAAGATAGGAAATAGTTTTACTTGTAGAGAAATGGGTTATTAGAATAGGTAACTATATAAATTTCCTGCCACTCTGTGTAGTAGCAGGAATATACTACTGTTAATTGTTTTGTTTATTGTGTTGAGCATATTTTTTACGGAAGCGATCAATTCTACCAGCTGTATCAATAAAACGTTGTTTTCCTGTAAAAAAAGGATGGCAAGAGGAACAAATTTCAACCTGCACATTTTCACCTTTGGTAGAAAGGGCTTCTATACTAAAGCCACAAGCACAAGTAATAGTTGCTTTATAAACTTGAGGATGAATATCTTTTTTCATAGAGTACACCTTTCAGATTTTGAACAAATATACATATACTATTTTGTTATGACTAGCAAGCTAATATTTATGTGTTATATTATCACTATATATTTTTATAAATAATAAGATGAGAAGAAAGAATGGCCAAACATAAAGTACGTGCTGATGAACTTGTTTTTTTACAAGGGTTAGCAGAAAGTCGTGAACAAGCTAAACGACTTATTATGGCAGGTAAGGTTACATTAACTAATAATTCTACAACTATACCATTACGTTTGGAAAAACCAGGACATAAATATCCATTAGAAAGTATCTGCAGTTTAATAGGGGTAGAACGTTTTGTGAGTAGAGGAGCATATAAGCTATTAACTGCTCTAGATTTTTTTAAAATTGATGTAAAAAGTTGTATTTGTCTTGATGCAGGCGCATCTACTGGTGGGTTTACAGATTGTCTTTTACAACATGGAGCATCTAAAGTATATGCGATTGATGTAGGCAAAGGTCAATTACATGAGAAACTGTATACTAATGAACAAGTTATAAATATTGAGGGAGTGAATTTACGTACAGCATCTAAAGATCTTATTCCTGAAGAAGTAGATATTTTAACTATTGATGTTTCTTTTATATCGCTTACTTTGATTTTACCGTCATGTATACGTTGGCTAAAGGCTTCCGGAATTATTATTGCCTTAATAAAGCCTCAATTTGAATTATATCCAGATAAAATAAAAAAAGGTGTAGTAAAAGAAACTAGCTTGCAATATGAAGCAGTAGAAAAAATTATTCATTTTTGTCAATCAGAACTTGGACTTATATTTATTGGTGTTGTTCCGTCGGTAATAAAAGGTCCAAAAGGAAATCAAGAATATCTTATTTACTTGAAAAAACGTTAATAATACTTATTATAATTTGTATTCTATATTATGTAGGTATATAAATATAAAGAGGTATGATTATTTATTCATTTAAGGAAGAGAAATAGGTCTACTCCTCTTCCTTTTTTACAACAATAATTTTTAACTAGTTTGGTATAACACCACAAGCTATACGAGCACCACCACCGCCAAGAGGAAGAGGTTTATCTGAATAGTTATCACCACCAGCATGGATCATAACTGTACGACCCTTAATTTCTTTAACTGTTAATCTTGGAGCTAAGAGTGTTTCTTTTGCTATTCCATCAGCTTTAACTACAAGTCTAGGTAAGTCTCCCTTGTGTCCATTACCAAGAGGTCCTTCATGTTTTCCTGTTTTGTCAGGATCATAATGACCATGAGCTTGGAGTCCAGCTGTTAGATGTCCATCATGCTCAGCAGGTCCACATGATCCTCCTTCATGGATATGAAAACCATGTTCTCCTGCAGGAAGGCCTTTAAGATCAGTTTTTATTTGTAGACCTTTATCTGTATCAGTAAAAGTTACTGTGCCTATACTCTGTTTTATTCCATTGTCATCAATCATATGGACTTCTGAAGTAACAGAACATGCTAATACTACACTAGTAATACTAGTTAAGAGAGAAATAGTTACTATTGAAGTAACAAAAAATAGTTTTATTTTCATAATAAGGAATTCCTTTTTAATAACAAATTGTATTATATAATTATTACATTAACATCCTCATATCATTGTATAAAAAAAGAGAGGTATCTGGCAAGTATTACTTATTTATTTTATTGAAATTTTTTGAAAAATTATTTTTTTCTTACTTATTAATTTTTATAGATAAACTCAAGAGAACAGATTTATTTTATATTTTAACTACTTTTTTTGAGAGGTTTATACTTTGGTTAATTGAAGTTTTTTCTATAATGTATAATTATCTTATGATACACTATACCCTTTTTTATTTCCCATATATTTTGGATCTTCATGTTATTATTCATTTTATATTATAATATAATGTTATAAAATTGATTTTTTATCGATACTTAGTTTAGTTAACTATCTAAAAAATAAAGACTTAATTTCTAGTTAAAATTAATATAGATGGCTTCTTGCAATATTTTTTATGTTAAATATAGATTACATAAATTAAATTTAATTATTACTATGAAATTATTCTTTTAAGCTAAAAATAGCTATAACTCATTATTTTTTAATGATAATTTTTATTTATTTCTATAATTAAGAAAAAAGTTTTTGTTTTAATGGCACAAATAGTATATACAACCTAACGACATGTGTATGTTATACATATGGATACTTTTATAATAAAATGGAGAAAAAGAAATGAGTGATAAAGGCAAGACAGGTGGATCTATGCCGGAAGAAGATTTTACAGGCTGGCGTGCTATCCTTTGGCCAGTATATAATTTTGAGTTAAAAAAGTTTTTGCCAATGGGTTTAATGATGTTATGTATCTTATTTATCTACAGGTTAGTCCGTGATATAAAAGATACATTAATGGTTAGTCAGGCAACAGGCGGTGGTGCTGAAACTTTAGGTTTTCTTAAACTTTGGGGTGTAACTCCTTCAGCTATTTTATTTATGATAATCTTTGTTAAGCTTGCTAATAAATTAAGTAAAGCAAACTTATTTTATACAATAGTAAGCTTTTTCCTTGGATTTTTTGTTCTATTTGGCTTGGTAATTTATCCACTGACAGAATACTTTCATATGAGTTATGAAACTATTTCTCACCTTCAGACTACAATGCCAAGATTATATTGGGTATGGCCAATTATAGGTAATTGGAGCTATGCAATTTTTTATATTCTTTCAGAACTTTGGGGTAGTGTAGTATTATCAGCTCTATTTTGGCAATTTGCAAATGAAATTACAAAAATTAGTGAAGCAAAAAGATTTTATAGTCTTTTTGGTTTTGTTGGGAACTTTGGACTATTAGCTTCTGGTTCTATAATTATTATTTGTGCTAATATAGCAAAAAATAGTGCTGTAGACGGAACAATAGATGTATTTGGAGAAAGTTTAAAGTATCAAATGTTAGCTGTTCTGTTTTTTGGTCTTCTATTACTTTATTTGTATAGATGGATGAACAAAAATGTTTTAACAGATCCAAAGCTTTATACACCTGGAGCTGGTTCAAAGAAAAAATCTAAACCAAAACTAGGGTTAATTGAAAGTACAAAATGTATTTTAACTTCAAGATATCTTTTAATGATATCGGCACTAGTCATTGGTTATGGAATTTCTATTAATCTTGTTGAAGGAGTCTGGAAGGGACAAATAAAACTACTGTATCCTGACCCAAATGATTTTAATGTCTTAATGGGTAAACTGGCTCTAACAACAGGTTTTGTTACAATTATTATCATGTTAATTGGAGCTAATATTTTAAGACGTTTTTCATGGAGAACAGCAGCTCTCATTACTCCAATATTTTTAATGGCAACAAGTGTTATTTTCTTTGGCGTCATTATTTATGAGAATAAGATGGGTCTTGATGCTACCTTATGGGGATTTGGTGTTTTGCTACTTGCTGTTGTAGTTGGTTTAATGCAGAATGCTTTTTCGAAAGGTGTAAAGTATTCTCTTTTTGATGCTACAAAACAAATGGCTTATATTCCTCTTGATCCTGAATTAAAAGTTAAAGGTCAGGCAGCTGTTGAAATTCTTGCTGGAAGACTTGGGAAGTCAGGTGGAGCTGCAATTCAATCTATTATGCTTCTAATTATAGGTGGAAATGTAACTTTAGCAAGTCAAGTAGAGTTCTTAGGATCAGCTGTACTAGTAGTAGTTGCTTTTTGGATTATTTCTGTATTTGGTTTAAGCAAACAATTTGAAACATTACAGTCTGAGCAACAAGCTGAAGAGGCTAATAGTAAAGAAAATAAAGAAGTTAAAGATGGTGAGCTCTGCACAAACTAAGAATATAAAGAACATCAATTAACTTAATAGAAGGAGTTAGGTTAATAACAGGTTATAACATAATGTTATATGCTTATTCTATGAGTTAATGATTTTTTGATTTTGTAACCTAGCACTCTACCTCTACTTAGGGTATGGTGCTAGGTTATTTATTATTTAACTATTTTATTCAATATTTTTACTATAATACTAGTTGAATAACCGCTTAAAGAAATTGCTTTATTCTTTAAGAGCAACCATGGGAGATATAGGAAGAAGTCCAAAAATAACTAAGAGCAATTAATATGCAAGGTTAATATTAGCTTTGGGTTTCTTCTTTATACAGAAAAAGTATAGTTAGCTAGTTATTGTTTAATAAATTACTATAATTTTTGATACATACTCTAGTGAAGTATTATATGTTACAGTAAATATGAAAAAAGTAAATAAAGTTAAATAATTAGTTGTATTATCTTAACAAGATGAGGAGAAGATATAAAGTAACTATTCAACTTGTATATTTTTATATATTATTTATTTAAGAAAGCTTAAACTCTTCTAAGCTCATAACCTTAGATTTTAATGGTAGATTTAAGACAAATGTATCATTATCGTTATAGAGAGCTAAGTGATAACGTAGATGTTTGTCTTCTATTTTATGATTTAGATATGGAACAATATTTGTTAATTTCTCAAAAGGTATTGCAAAAATATAATCTTTATCCATCATTGCAATAATAAAATACCCTTCATTTGCTGATTGCAAAAAGTTTTCCATATAGAAATGGTAAACAACCCAGTATGCAAGCTTTTTTTCATAGTATCTCCTAGAAAATGTTATAACAGCACGTATACTTTTATCTGACGATTCAAATTATGTTCTTCTATACTTAATAAAAATTGTATTTTTATTTTTAGCTAAAATAGTAATAGCTTGCTGACGTTTCTCTTCAATCAACTCTATAGGTGTACGATTGGTTATTCTTTCTTTTTTTAATACAGTATCTATTGGATTACTAGTAGTTTCAGCTGGTTGTTGACAAGGTTCATTAATTAAATCAGTATCTGACTGTGAATTATTAAATTCTTGTTGTATTATTTCATTTTCAACACTTTTTTCTGCATCTTCAATACTAAGAAAGACAACATCAACTAATCTATCAAGCCTTGTATATTCTATAGGTTCAATAAGAGCTCGTATTTTTTCCAATGTATTTATATCTTGTGTCTTCTCTTTAATAAAAACAAGGCTAAGAAGAGCTTCTATACTAATAAGACGAGCATCCCATGCATAGCGAGATCCCCTAATTTGTGCTTCTAAACTATTTGAATCATCCCTACCAACGACAAATAGTACCATTGCATCTTGTGATACATTATTAGTAGTAATACATTGTTTTTTATACGAAAAAACTTGATCAAGCCGTATATTATAATAATCTGTTGTTTTTACTTCAATAATAATATCCCGTGACCCATCTATTTTCCAAATTCCATCAAAACCAATAGCGTTTTTTTTTACCTCTATAAAGACCATTTTTGACATTATATCCAAGTCGTCTTCCAAGTTCATTTGTAATATCTTGTAATACAAAGCCTGAATTATCAAAGGATGATTCTAAACAGTCTTTAATATAAAGAGAGAAATATTTTGTTTGAATTTTAGATAAAAATTGTCGTAGCTCTAGTGATGTTGTATTGTTATCCTTTAAGTTACCATCTCCAGCCATAGTAACAATTTGTTTGATACTCATAGAGAGTACATTACTGGAATTACCTTCATAAAGATTGAGTAATGCCATTCATTAATACCTCTATTTAGTTGTATTTTATACCTAAATACGATTAATAATAATCTATGATTATTTCTAATAAATACTATTTAAATTTTAATAGTTCTGGAATTTAAATACAATTTTGACTATAGTTATAAATACTATGTAGTGTGGTTTTTGTATATGTATTAGTAGTTAACTTTGTTAAATGTAGTCATATTTCTATAGCTAATTCCTTGTCATCCCTAAATATAGTGATAATTTCACCACTATGATATTAATATTAATATGTATATGAAGAAAGTATGGGTGAGGGAGTATTATAAATAGATATCTTTTTGAGGGAGTATCTTTGACTTATTGATAGAAAAAATACTAATCAATGATAGTGGTTAGTAAAAGAAATGTAAAATAAGAGGATAAAAAGGGTTTGTATAATAAATTGAAGTAACTGGTGCGGCTGAAGAGATTCGAACTCCTGACCTACAGGTTCGTAGCCTGTTGCTCTATCCAGCTGAGCTACAGCCGCATCTGAAATGGCTTCTACCTTGTGAAGGACATAACGTCAACCTTTTTTATGATTTTTATCCACCATTTTTACAGCTTTTGTCCAATTTTTATGTTTTTTATAATTAAATTCAATAGGTTAATCTAGAGTGTCTATTATATTTTATTGTATTCTTTTTATAAGAGATGTTAGTATTTAATCAAAACCTTATAACTGTAAGGCATTATGATATGCAAGGTATATATGTGTAACCAGTCTATTTAACACAAGTGTAGGGTTGACCATAATATGTAGAGCTGATTCACTTTGTGAAAGTATATCTTGTAAATTAAGAAAATCTACAGGAGATAATATAGATAAACATTCTACAAGTTGATTTTTTCTTTGTTTTTTTAGTGATAAAACAATTGTTTTTCTGATTAATGAAATAATATGTTGTACTAATGAGGCTTCGACTACATTTTTATTTGTGGTAAAATTAAACCAATTTTTACCAGTTATTAAAAAAGTAGTAAGTTTTTCTTCCCATTCTTCTATTAGCTCTGAGGAGGATGAAGTCATTACTGACGTCCATGGAAGTGTTATTGTCCAAGATCTAGAAACAAGTGTTGGTAAAAGTTGTTCTCTTTGTGGTACAAGTAGCAAACAACAAGTTTGTGGATGTGGTTCCTCTAGTGATTTAAGTAGTGCATTAGCAGCCTCAGTACGGAGATGTTGAGCTTCAGCAAGTATGACAACTTTTTTCCCATTACTATGGGCAGGCTCTCCAAAAACTGTTCGTAATTTACGGATGTCATCAATTTTTATACTTCCTTCTGCTCCATGTAATAAGAAAAGATCATGGAAAAGCTTTGCTCCAATTTGTAAGCAAGTTGGACAAGTTAAACAAGGTGTTCCATATATACAATTTAGTCGAGCAGCATACCAAAGGGCAATAGAAAATCGTTCATCTAATGTTCCACCTTCAATAATAAGTGCCTGTGGAGGATTACTAGCTATATTATTTAGTAATATTCTAACATTATGCTGAGTTTGGGCTGTTGCTAAAGTAAATGCTTCTGTTGCTTGTTGTTGTGTTGGTAGATCAGAGTTTATTTTCTGTTTGGCTGTGGACATAGTAAAATGATTATTCCAATGTAATATTATATGTCTTATGCTGAATAGCAGTTACAATAGAGTTAATATATGTTTCATGAGATGTAAGATAAAAAGATAGGGCACGAGCAAAATTTTTACCCATGTATCCATCTATAAAGAGTTGACTGACTTCTTGGACAAGCAGAAGCACATTCTGACCTTTAGCAAGGATAATTTTTTCTTCTCTTGTCATTGTATTCAGTATGGAACGAAATGTTTGTTGTGCATAAGGTTGATACATCCAAAAATACATAAAGTCTAATGCATTAATAATACTTTCTCTTTGTAATTCAGGAGCTTCTTTTGAAGTAATTTTGAATAGTTCATAAGGCTTTGAAAGTAGAAATAATATATCTAGATCAGGAAAGCGTAATTCTAACTTTGTATACCAATTAAAAAAATGTTCTAATTTGGTTTTATAATCCCAAGAGCGAAGTCGATAGTTATTATTTTTATCTGCAAATCCTTCAATAACACCAGCAACAGTATCAGAGGCAGATTTAGAAATAATTGCAGCACCTGGTTGAAGAACTGCTAAAGGATTTGCAATATTAAAAAGTAACAGTGATTCTATAAGGATATCATTATAAAGAATGGAGAGTGGAACTGCAAAAATACTTCTAAATAAATTACCAATAATAGCTTCTTTAGGAAAGCCTCTAAGAATATTGTGTCCAGCTATATATAGGCTATTACAAATAGCTATCACTGTAAATACAATGATGTAATGATTACTTAAC
The sequence above is drawn from the Lawsonia intracellularis PHE/MN1-00 genome and encodes:
- the dnaA gene encoding chromosomal replication initiator protein DnaA, coding for MSYMNTTWEKVCDSLQKRLSPGTFKVWIAPLVASEHDGQLFLYAPSLFVMNWIQERLFVDITEAVSEVSGGTMKVQIEVKSSVPDKPQVSLTDYNNKQHIPYNGFPNTKVSISRSHISSQTEQLPLPVSLVKAPFSSRSWRYSFDSFVVGPCNNLAHAAAQNMIKDTASVDTLFLSSGPGLGKTHLTQAVGQALCNISNRANPKVEYLTAEEFCSCFVQSLRTKNVDSFKGRFRDTDLFLLEDIHFLQGKEKMQDELLATIRSLQGRGSRVVLTSSFAPKELKNVDNRLVSRFCSGFLAGIEKPNAETRRRILIEKAKVHAVVLSEAVADFLAMKLVGDIRQLESSISNLVLKAKLLDCMISMDMAKDVIAQYTQDDPFMNIDSIIHAVSGSFGLQAEKLYSRSRKQDFVVARNTIFYLARKHTDMSLQEIGDRFHRRHSTVLKGIASIEREIQRKSPTGRQIANTLNLLERTNIHLN
- the prfA gene encoding peptide chain release factor 1, encoding MFAKLENLEQKFIEIECSLAQPNIFNDQEQYRKLTKTHSDLKPIVTTFQQFKKLQQQLSENKELISDIDPDIQEMALEEIKKLELELTHLEYELKILLLPKDPLDEKNILLEIRAGTGGEEAALFAADLFRMYCRYAEKMHWKVEIMSQSDSDTGGFKEIIALIQGDNVYSRLKFESGTHRVQRVPTTESQGRIHTSAATVAVLPEAEDVDIEIRPEELRFDVFRSSGPGGQSVNTTDSAVRVTHIPTGIVVTCQDEKSQHKNKAKALKVLSSRLLQIKQEQQEIEQADARRALVGSGDRSERIRTYNFPQGRVTDHRINLTLYSLIKVMEGEIQEFIDALSTHAQTEALKMQATQIAS
- the rpmE gene encoding 50S ribosomal protein L31 — translated: MKKDIHPQVYKATITCACGFSIEALSTKGENVQVEICSSCHPFFTGKQRFIDTAGRIDRFRKKYAQHNKQNN
- a CDS encoding TlyA family RNA methyltransferase, which gives rise to MAKHKVRADELVFLQGLAESREQAKRLIMAGKVTLTNNSTTIPLRLEKPGHKYPLESICSLIGVERFVSRGAYKLLTALDFFKIDVKSCICLDAGASTGGFTDCLLQHGASKVYAIDVGKGQLHEKLYTNEQVINIEGVNLRTASKDLIPEEVDILTIDVSFISLTLILPSCIRWLKASGIIIALIKPQFELYPDKIKKGVVKETSLQYEAVEKIIHFCQSELGLIFIGVVPSVIKGPKGNQEYLIYLKKR
- the sodC gene encoding superoxide dismutase family protein encodes the protein MKIKLFFVTSIVTISLLTSITSVVLACSVTSEVHMIDDNGIKQSIGTVTFTDTDKGLQIKTDLKGLPAGEHGFHIHEGGSCGPAEHDGHLTAGLQAHGHYDPDKTGKHEGPLGNGHKGDLPRLVVKADGIAKETLLAPRLTVKEIKGRTVMIHAGGDNYSDKPLPLGGGGARIACGVIPN
- a CDS encoding NTP/NDP exchange transporter is translated as MSDKGKTGGSMPEEDFTGWRAILWPVYNFELKKFLPMGLMMLCILFIYRLVRDIKDTLMVSQATGGGAETLGFLKLWGVTPSAILFMIIFVKLANKLSKANLFYTIVSFFLGFFVLFGLVIYPLTEYFHMSYETISHLQTTMPRLYWVWPIIGNWSYAIFYILSELWGSVVLSALFWQFANEITKISEAKRFYSLFGFVGNFGLLASGSIIIICANIAKNSAVDGTIDVFGESLKYQMLAVLFFGLLLLYLYRWMNKNVLTDPKLYTPGAGSKKKSKPKLGLIESTKCILTSRYLLMISALVIGYGISINLVEGVWKGQIKLLYPDPNDFNVLMGKLALTTGFVTIIIMLIGANILRRFSWRTAALITPIFLMATSVIFFGVIIYENKMGLDATLWGFGVLLLAVVVGLMQNAFSKGVKYSLFDATKQMAYIPLDPELKVKGQAAVEILAGRLGKSGGAAIQSIMLLIIGGNVTLASQVEFLGSAVLVVVAFWIISVFGLSKQFETLQSEQQAEEANSKENKEVKDGELCTN
- a CDS encoding DNA polymerase III subunit delta', whose translation is MSTAKQKINSDLPTQQQATEAFTLATAQTQHNVRILLNNIASNPPQALIIEGGTLDERFSIALWYAARLNCIYGTPCLTCPTCLQIGAKLFHDLFLLHGAEGSIKIDDIRKLRTVFGEPAHSNGKKVVILAEAQHLRTEAANALLKSLEEPHPQTCCLLLVPQREQLLPTLVSRSWTITLPWTSVMTSSSSELIEEWEEKLTTFLITGKNWFNFTTNKNVVEASLVQHIISLIRKTIVLSLKKQRKNQLVECLSILSPVDFLNLQDILSQSESALHIMVNPTLVLNRLVTHIYLAYHNALQL